The window GAATTCCCAATTCATTTAAGCCAAAAACGGCAATACTGGGCAGAGAAAAGTAAAGGTTGGCTGGTAAAGGATAGTCACCGTAAGCCCGAAAATTGGCCAAAGGCAGGAATTGTCCCCATTCATCTCTGCCGGTCTTTAAAATAGAAAAGGCATTGTAACCATGACTAACTTCATCCCAATTCAAAGCCGGCGGCATTCGCTCCAAGTCCACCAGTCTTAATCCCAAGGCCAAAAAGAAAATCAAAATCAAAAAAAATTTGGTTTTTCTTTTCATCAACCAATCATCAATCAGTTCAAACAAATAAACCTAAGATTAAAATCAAGGCTAATAAAGCCAAATAATTAAAAACAAAAACGCCATCTCCTTGCAAACGAAAGAGCCAGTCGGTTATTATTTCTTTAACCAAAGCTTGTTTGTTACCGGGATAATAATTGACAATAAAACGCAAGTCAGCTTCTTTTTCCTCTTCAGAAAAAATCATTTTCCCTGATGAGTAAACATCCTGTTTGTTATAAACTATTTCAACAGCATCGTTGACATTAGATTCAGGTGACTCCAAATAAAAATAGTAGCTTTTTTCAGCGGAATCAGGAATAGGTTCAAATTGGAATTTAATTGTGCTGGGGTCGCCGATATTAAAACCATTGATTTTCAATTCTCTCAGATTCTGAGGCTGGTTAGCTTCCTGAAGATAAAAATAAACTGGCTGTTGATTTCTTAAGCTCCTGTTTTTTAAGTTAATAATGATCATCTCGAGATTATTCTTACCAGCCACAAAGGTTTGGCCGACTTGACGCTGGCCGTAGATTTGGTAAAGCTCTTCACCTCTGGTTTGAGCAAGATCAACCCGGTGTTTGATGATAAAAACGGAAATCAAAAACAAAAAGAAGATAAAAATCACTATTAAGAAAAAGATGGCCAGCCAAATTTTTTTGTTCATGATTTTTTAAAACTTTGCCAAATCAGCCAAAAAGAAGTTCCCGCCAGAACACTATGAAATAAACTCTGTAAAAGTTGGGGGTCAAAAATTTGCCTCTGTTTTAAGATCATAAAGGGACTCGAAAGGCTTAAAAAAGAGGGATTGATTGGCGTTAATAAACCGAATGTCTGGGCGATATCATCAAAAAGAAAGACCACGCCAAAAAAAGCTAAATAAAAAATTACTTGCGGCAAGAGTGTCTTTGGTTGTTGGACTAATAAGATGGTCAAAAAAGGCAGTAACCAAACAATCCATTGAGGGTGAAAGTGACTTAAAGAAAAAATTAACAATAAAACAGTCAAGAAAACGGGAATGGTTTTTTCTCTTCTACCCAGCCATGATTTTTGGGTAAAGAAAAACAAACCGGTCCCCAAAGCCACGAAGATAATCAGATTTTCACCAAAACCAAGACTAATTCCGGCCTGAAAAAGACGCTGGTTCAAACCCGAAAAAAGGACTGACTGGCGAAACCCGCCTGAATTGAAAAAGGGTAATAAAGTCGCTAAATAAAGACCACCTCCGGCCAGGAGAACAAAAATTATTTTCTTTAACCGACGACTGGATAAAATCGCTAGGAAGGGCAATAACAGTAAAGGATAGGTCTTAAAAGCAGCCGCCAAACCCAAAAGTAGGCCGCTGCGCCAAACTTGATTTTGATTTAAATAAGCAACTGACCACAAAACCAAAAAGGCCGGTAAAATATCAAAATTCGATAAGCCATAGAGGGTATACCAAACGACGGGGTTAAAAAGCCAAAAAACAAAAACCTTTTTCTTTTGAGCTTCGGTCTTAAAAAAAGAAGTTAACAAAAAGGCAG of the Patescibacteria group bacterium genome contains:
- a CDS encoding glycosyltransferase 87 family protein, which encodes MIRVISQIKKFLTSFYGRALLPALFLRLLMMPFFYHPDIKSQHFHFYFLSQKVIDLYQYLANHVSSLPYTDTFNYPPLVYFVFGSFQFAFRPLLGSDFVHWLFDWGPNQIFNPHLFRYLFILKLPYLVLDLATAFLLTSFFKTEAQKKKVFVFWLFNPVVWYTLYGLSNFDILPAFLVLWSVAYLNQNQVWRSGLLLGLAAAFKTYPLLLLPFLAILSSRRLKKIIFVLLAGGGLYLATLLPFFNSGGFRQSVLFSGLNQRLFQAGISLGFGENLIIFVALGTGLFFFTQKSWLGRREKTIPVFLTVLLLIFSLSHFHPQWIVWLLPFLTILLVQQPKTLLPQVIFYLAFFGVVFLFDDIAQTFGLLTPINPSFLSLSSPFMILKQRQIFDPQLLQSLFHSVLAGTSFWLIWQSFKKS